In the genome of Streptomyces globosus, one region contains:
- a CDS encoding glycoside hydrolase family 3 protein, whose product MPHPTSRRSLLTAAAVAAAATAAGAAAYAVRDSPTGSGSAGGAARGADARPGDRAPGPSPDLAALRRAVAGMSLTEQVGQLFVSRAYGHSATGPDAADAAKNQELFGVRTAAELVSRYHLGGVVLFSWAHNTRSPQQVAELAAGLQQAAAGTGAGIPLLLSVDQEHGAVARIGKPATLFPGAMALGARTGRTPAAAEARRAARIAGTELAAMGIGQDYAPVADVNTNPANPVIGVRSFGSDPQAVAALVAAQVRGYQGAGIAATAKHFPGHGDTETDSHVGLPVMRHTRAQWEEWDEPPFRAAVEAGVDAVMTAHIVFPALDPSGDPATLSRPIVTGMLRERLGFRGVVVTDALDMAGVRQKYGDDRVPVLALKAGCDQLLNPPDLGLAFRSVVQAVESGELTQTRIAESVLRILELKARRGLFDRPQTSAGQTAAVVGKTAHLAAADEIAAGTTTLLANPVGLLPLDASAAPAVLVTGTDPASPSATTGPPTAVLARELAALGCRATAVPPARAVAAAPGNAAVLVCTYNVPEGDSPQRKLVADLLATGVPVAVVALRNPYDPARLPPCAAELATYTWSDVEMRAAARVVTGAARPAGRLPVPVPGRYPLGHGLAYG is encoded by the coding sequence GTGCCGCACCCCACTTCACGCCGGTCCCTGCTCACCGCGGCCGCCGTGGCCGCAGCCGCCACTGCCGCCGGGGCGGCCGCGTACGCCGTACGCGACTCCCCGACGGGCTCCGGCTCCGCGGGCGGGGCTGCCCGCGGAGCCGACGCCCGCCCCGGCGACCGCGCCCCCGGCCCCTCCCCCGACCTGGCCGCGCTGCGGCGGGCCGTCGCCGGGATGAGCCTGACCGAGCAGGTCGGCCAGCTGTTCGTCTCGCGCGCCTACGGGCACTCCGCGACCGGCCCCGATGCGGCGGACGCGGCGAAGAACCAGGAGCTGTTCGGGGTCCGCACCGCGGCCGAGCTGGTCTCCCGCTACCACCTCGGCGGCGTCGTCCTGTTCTCCTGGGCGCACAACACCCGCAGCCCGCAGCAGGTCGCCGAGCTGGCCGCGGGCCTCCAGCAGGCCGCCGCCGGCACGGGGGCGGGCATCCCGCTGCTGCTCTCGGTGGACCAGGAGCACGGGGCGGTGGCCCGTATCGGCAAGCCGGCGACGCTGTTCCCGGGGGCGATGGCGCTGGGGGCCCGCACCGGCCGGACCCCTGCCGCGGCGGAGGCGCGCCGGGCGGCGCGCATCGCCGGCACCGAGCTCGCCGCGATGGGGATCGGGCAGGACTACGCGCCGGTGGCGGACGTGAACACCAACCCGGCGAACCCGGTGATCGGGGTGCGGTCCTTCGGCTCCGACCCGCAGGCGGTGGCCGCGCTCGTCGCGGCGCAGGTCCGCGGCTACCAGGGCGCGGGGATCGCGGCGACGGCCAAGCACTTCCCCGGGCACGGCGACACGGAGACCGACAGCCACGTCGGCCTGCCGGTGATGCGGCACACCCGGGCGCAGTGGGAGGAGTGGGACGAGCCGCCGTTCCGGGCGGCGGTGGAGGCGGGCGTGGACGCGGTGATGACGGCGCACATCGTCTTCCCGGCGCTCGACCCGTCGGGGGATCCGGCGACGCTGTCGCGGCCGATCGTGACGGGCATGCTGCGCGAGCGGCTCGGCTTCCGGGGCGTGGTGGTCACCGACGCCCTGGACATGGCGGGAGTCCGGCAGAAGTACGGGGACGACCGGGTGCCGGTGCTGGCGCTGAAGGCGGGCTGCGACCAGCTGCTGAACCCGCCGGACCTGGGGCTGGCGTTCCGCAGCGTGGTACAGGCGGTGGAGTCGGGCGAGCTGACGCAGACGCGGATCGCCGAGTCGGTGCTGCGGATCCTGGAACTGAAGGCGCGCCGGGGCCTGTTCGACCGGCCGCAGACCTCGGCCGGGCAGACGGCCGCGGTGGTGGGGAAGACGGCGCACCTGGCGGCCGCCGACGAGATCGCGGCGGGGACGACGACGCTGCTGGCCAATCCGGTGGGGCTGCTGCCGCTGGACGCCTCGGCGGCGCCCGCGGTGCTGGTGACGGGCACCGACCCCGCCTCGCCCAGTGCCACGACGGGCCCTCCGACGGCGGTGCTGGCGCGGGAGCTGGCGGCGCTGGGGTGCCGGGCGACGGCGGTGCCGCCGGCCCGGGCGGTGGCGGCGGCACCGGGGAACGCCGCGGTACTGGTGTGCACGTACAACGTGCCGGAGGGGGACAGTCCGCAGCGGAAGCTGGTGGCGGACCTGCTGGCCACCGGGGTGCCGGTGGCCGTCGTGGCGCTCCGCAACCCCTACGACCCGGCCCGGCTGCCGCCCTGTGCGGCGGAGCTGGCCACGTACACCTGGTCGGATGTGGAGATGCGGGCGGCGGCCCGGGTGGTCACCGGTGCGGCGCGGCCGGCGGGCCGGCTGCCCGTGCCGGTGCCGGGCCGCTACCCGCTGGGGCACGGGCTGGCGTACGGCTGA
- a CDS encoding S28 family serine protease → MRKTLGRLLPLAVLIGTMGTAGFTAQAATAAEPAAAAPATAGQAAAADIKDRILAVPGMSLIEEKPYAGYRFFVLNYEQPIDHRQPWKGTFKQRLTLLHKDESRPTVFFTSGYNVNTTPRRSEPTAIIDGNQVSMEYRFFNPSRPDPADWSKLDIWQAASDQHRIFTALKKIYTKKWISTGASKGGMTATYYERFYPRDMDGVVAYVAPNDVVNKEDSAYDRFFAKVGTKECRDRLNALQREALVRRGPLEAKYAVAAAENGWTFNTVGNLDKAYEAVVLDYAWAFWQYSLLADCGSVPDAKTASDQEIWDSIDAISGFSAYADQGLATYTPYYYQAGTQLGSPDIKQPHLKGLSRYGYQPPRNFVPRDIPMAFQPAAMADIDNWVKNNANRMLFVYGQNDPWGAEPFRLGYGTRDSYVMTAPGANHGANVAQLRDGDRALATQRIQEWAGVAPAAAALDAGRTAPLAKPDAALDKQELPREHQLRP, encoded by the coding sequence ATGCGCAAGACGCTTGGCCGGCTGCTGCCGCTCGCTGTGCTGATCGGCACCATGGGCACGGCCGGCTTCACGGCTCAGGCGGCCACCGCCGCAGAGCCGGCCGCCGCGGCGCCTGCCACCGCAGGGCAGGCCGCGGCCGCGGACATCAAGGACCGGATCCTCGCCGTCCCGGGCATGAGCCTCATCGAGGAGAAGCCGTACGCCGGCTACCGTTTCTTCGTACTGAACTACGAGCAGCCGATCGACCACCGGCAGCCGTGGAAGGGCACCTTCAAGCAGCGCCTCACCCTGCTGCACAAGGACGAGTCGCGCCCCACGGTCTTCTTCACCTCGGGCTACAACGTCAACACCACCCCGCGCCGCAGCGAGCCGACGGCCATCATCGACGGCAACCAGGTGTCGATGGAGTACCGGTTCTTCAACCCCTCCCGGCCCGACCCGGCCGACTGGTCCAAGCTCGACATCTGGCAGGCGGCCAGCGACCAGCACCGCATCTTCACCGCCCTGAAGAAGATCTACACCAAGAAGTGGATCTCCACGGGCGCGAGCAAGGGCGGCATGACGGCCACCTACTACGAGCGCTTCTACCCCAGGGACATGGACGGAGTCGTCGCGTACGTCGCGCCCAACGACGTCGTCAACAAGGAGGACTCGGCCTACGACCGGTTCTTCGCGAAGGTGGGCACCAAGGAGTGCCGCGACCGGCTGAACGCCCTCCAGCGCGAGGCCCTCGTCCGCCGCGGCCCCCTGGAGGCCAAGTACGCGGTCGCCGCCGCCGAGAACGGCTGGACCTTCAACACCGTCGGCAACCTCGACAAGGCCTACGAGGCCGTCGTCCTCGACTACGCGTGGGCGTTCTGGCAGTACAGCCTGCTCGCCGACTGCGGCTCCGTCCCGGACGCCAAGACCGCCTCCGACCAGGAGATCTGGGACTCCATCGACGCGATCTCCGGCTTCTCCGCCTACGCCGACCAGGGCCTTGCGACCTACACGCCGTACTACTACCAGGCGGGCACCCAGCTCGGCTCGCCCGACATCAAGCAGCCGCACCTGAAGGGCCTGAGCCGGTACGGCTACCAGCCGCCGCGCAACTTCGTGCCCCGCGACATCCCGATGGCCTTCCAGCCGGCGGCCATGGCGGACATCGACAACTGGGTGAAGAACAACGCCAACCGGATGCTCTTCGTCTACGGGCAGAACGACCCCTGGGGCGCAGAACCGTTCCGCCTCGGCTACGGCACCCGCGACAGCTACGTCATGACTGCGCCCGGCGCCAACCACGGCGCCAACGTCGCCCAGCTCCGCGACGGCGACCGGGCGCTGGCCACCCAGCGGATCCAGGAGTGGGCCGGTGTCGCCCCGGCCGCCGCGGCCCTCGACGCGGGCCGCACCGCCCCGCTGGCCAAGCCGGACGCCGCGCTCGACAAGCAGGAACTGCCGCGCGAGCACCAGCTGCGGCCGTAG